Proteins co-encoded in one Neoarius graeffei isolate fNeoGra1 chromosome 11, fNeoGra1.pri, whole genome shotgun sequence genomic window:
- the kcnk13a gene encoding potassium channel subfamily K member 13a: MMACRGSCCCLGLGSASEDTARFAMLALLILVYLLCGAAVFSALERPEEEQAKGRWARSFDLFIRKHNVSRRELEGFLREYEEATGAGIRVDRARARWDFQGAFYFVGTVVSTIGFGMTTPATVGGKIFLIFYGLIGCAATILFFNLFLERIITVLAFVLKSCHEAQYRRKGVLPHDSRHKVGHVRQHGEDSLAGWKPSVYCVMLILCVAAVIISCCASAMYSSMEGWGYLDSLYFCFVAFSTIGFGDMVSGQRVAYNNQTLYSLGNFFFILMGACCIYSLFNVISIVIKQVLNWLLKKLEIPCRHCPGRNLRPRRNAIMPGHFRTRVRNISIDTDAVNESETDGRRMSGEMISMRDFLAANKVNLAIMQKQLSETANGYPRPPGSVNRHDEFSGGVGALGIMNNRLAETSVDR; the protein is encoded by the exons ATGATGGCATGCCGAGGGTCGTGCTGCTGCTTGGGTCTGGGCTCTGCGAGCGAGGACACGGCGCGCTTCGCCATGCTGGCGCTCCTCATCCTGGTGTACCTGCTGTGCGGCGCCGCCGTGTTCTCTGCGCTCGAGCGGCCGGAGGAGGAGCAGGCCAAGGGCCGCTGGGCGCGGAGCTTCGACCTCTTCATCCGCAAACACAACGTCAGCCGCAGGGAGCTCGAGGGCTTCCTCAGGGAGTACGAGGAGGCCACCGGGGCTGGCATCCGCGTGGACAGAGCCAGGGCTCGCTGGGATTTCCAAGGAGCTTTCTACTTCGTGGGTACCGTTGTGTCCACTATCG GGTTTGGGATGACCACGCCAGCCACGGTGGGAGGCAAAATCTTCCTGATTTTTTATGGACTAATCGGCTGTGCAGCCACCATCCTGTTTTTCAACCTGTTTTTGGAAAGAATTATAACAGTGCTTGCGTTCGTGTTGAAGTCGTGCCACGAAGCCCAATATCGGAGGAAAGGCGTGCTACCTCACGACAGCAGGCACAAGGTGGGTCATGTGAGGCAGCACGGTGAGGACAGTCTGGCGGGATGGAAGCCGTCAGTCTACTGTGTGATGCTCATTCTCTGTGTGGCAGCCGTTATTATATCGTGCTGCGCCTCTGCCATGTACTCCTCAATGGAGGGCTGGGGATATTTGGACTCTCTATACTTCTGCTTTGTAGCGTTCAGCACAATCGGCTTCGGGGACATGGTGAGCGGCCAGCGCGTTGCATATAACAACCAGACTCTGTACAGCCTGGGCAATTTTTTCTTCATCCTCATGGGTGCTTGTTGTATTTACTCGCTCTTTAACGTCATATCCATCGTCATCAAGCAGGTTCTCAACTGGCTTCTAAAGAAGCTCGAGATACCGTGCCGCCACTGCCCGGGAAGGAACCTGCGTCCGAGAAGGAACGCCATAATGCCTGGCCACTTCCGCACCAGAGTCCGGAACATCTCCATAGACACTGACGCTGTTAACGAGAGCGAAACAGATGGCCGCAGAATGTCTGGGGAGATGATCTCCATGAGAGACTTTCTAGCTGCTAATAAAGTCAACTTGGCCATCATGCAGAAACAACTGTCTGAGACGGCCAACGGGTATCCACGACCACCCGGCTCTGTGAACCGACACGATGAATTCTCCGGAGGAGTTGGAGCTCTGGGAATCATGAACAACAGACTAGCTGAGACAAGTGTAGACAGATAA